caatcaaactttttaaattcttttttctgcTGCTTAGCATATTGTACAGTGTTCATCTGTGGACAAGGTAGGGGAGTTTCCgtaatttttttctgtcatgtgCATTCTTTGATATCTCTGAAACCAGCCTCTTTGTAAAACCTTTCTGCAACACAGCTTCTATCCTGTGTGTGAGTTTTAATGTGTCTCTGCAGATAACTACAGAGagagaatcgtttaccacattcaaaGCAGCAATATGGCTCCGCTCCCGAGTGAATTTTAATGTGTATCAGAAAATTATTATGGTGCGAGAATTGTGTCCCACATtcggaacagcaatatggcttctccctaGGGTGAATTCGTTAGTGGCTCTGAAGATCAGTTCATGGTGAAAACGTGTAACTCCTgagacctggccgggatgccccttcgatGTTTGTTTTGGGGAtcaatcatggactgctcaatacctgctctgggacgcttggtggcagcctccatggCTGAGGATGGTACCTGAAttccccacaaccctgttgggatctggggtggccgccagagggtgctgcatggatccctgagccggcctggacaactctacagctcTGCCCAGcagtgcaatcagaagcaggtgatcaagcacctggagcacgcaggtgggctataaaaagggccagcaaccaccactcaggccagaattgggaggaaagaggttgccagggaggagtggtggtttgaGAAGGGAGCGTTGTGTTTAGTTctggagtgcttttgggactgtgtattgcctgtggggttcacagggaagacgtgccccacaggtgaagaaaatgagTCTTGGTGTTTTATACACgagcctcagtgtgagtctgtgccgggtcaggcgcttaCATAGTGCTACTTTCACACTCTAAAGATAACTACTGAGAAAGAATTGTTTACCACAGTCGAAGCAGCAATAGGGCTTCTCTCCTAAGTGAATTccttggtggctctgaagactgcttctctgtgaaaactgtttgccacattcagaacaagaatACGTTTGTCTCCTGTGTAAGTTTTAATGTCCGTCTGAAGATTACCATGGCAAGAGAATTGTTATCCACATTCAGGGCAGCAAACAAGCTTCTCTCTTTTCTGAATCCCTTGGTGGCTGTGAAGATTGCGCCGCTGTGGAAACTttttgtcacattcagaacagcaatatgactTCTCCccgtgtgaatttttttttgtggcaCTGAAGCTCATttttccataaaaatatttcagaacagcactatggcttctctcctgagtGAATTTGCTGGTGGTGCTGAAGACCCTTTCTCTGTGAAAacattttgccacattcagaacagcaatacggcttctcccctgtgtgaattctttggtggctctgaagatagTATTTCCGTAAAAATGttttgccacattcaaaacagcaatacggcttctctcctgtgtgaattctttggtgggtcTGAAGATACCGTTTGTGTGAAAACATtttgccacactcagaacagcaatacggcttctctcctgaaTGAATTCTTTGGTGGCGCTGAAGATACTGTTTGTGTGAAAacattttgccacattcagaacagtcatatggcttctccccggtgtgaattctttggtggtgCTGAAGCttgtttttctgtaaaaatgttttgccacattcagaacagcaatatggattCTCctctgtgtgaattctttggtggctctgaagcttgTTTTTCCGTAAAAatgttttgccacattcagaacagcaatatggcttctcccctgtgtgaattctttggtggcgtAGAAGATGGCTTCttcgtgaaaactgtttgccacattcagaacagcagtgaagtttgattcctgtataaagttaaaaaaaaaacaaaaaaaaaaaaacttagttttTAATCTACTGCTTTAATACTGACATTATCTTACAACATTTAATAGATGTTGGTTTAATTTAACAATTTTTCATAAGCATTAGCAAACTTAAGTAGCACATGAATAGacacttgaaaatgaaaacaaaattaacaactgTTAAATACATGAGCGTAATGCAAAatgtttaaacagtaaaatgaatagtcacaatcagcaaaataattgatttttttaaatacatttacagaTTGCCATCATCATGTTGTCAtcatattcttaaaatattatataaaattatacaatTACTGGAGGCAGAAGGTATGATAATCTTCACCTTTCATTATACTGGAGAGTGTCACGTCAAACATGTGAAATGcacttttattaaacagaatgtgTCTTAATATTTGTAAACGATTAGTCCAAAGCCACCTGACTccataatgtgtgttttttttttttgttatttgattttaagaggcaGAGGATAGCAAAGGAAAAAGCTTTAAATATACAATGAGAACAGAGTAAAACATAAATGGATAAAACACGCAGGTCACTGAAAAATCCCAGAAACCCACATGACTCCTGAactgaaacagcaaactggacactTGTGGctgaaatgcaaaatatacttCTGTCTTCATACCAACTGCGTCAGGggcattttttgttattgcaaatacatttaatttttttagctaAAAAAGGGACCTCCAGAAAAGCAGAATCATTTTGTGAGAGttttggtaaattaaaaaaattaaaaagcacatcAATCATTCCGAAGATGGgggttatataataaataaataaataaataaataaaccttattAATTTCCAAGCAGTAATTAgtgatattatctatatatatatatatatatatatatatatatatatatatatatatatatatatatatatatctatatatatatatctgtattatCACtgtaatttttctggacttaGACTGCACAGATGAGATTTGTTAGCCTCCATGTCCTAAGAGCTCACAACTCGCTCAGTTTAGCACCAGAGAGATAGCAACGAGTGCACATGAACTAAATTCTCTACTCTGCACAAGATGGTCATTTACCTTCTCTCTGATTAGCGTCATTTTGAGCTTGTGGACTGGATCAGAAACACACGGGTGTATTTTCAAGATTATTCAGATGCTTCTCAAGATTGTCAATATTACTGTATGCTGACTGAGTTTTCTTCAGCCAGTCTCCATAAACACATAAAACCTGAAACACCTCCAGAACCACAAACCTTCAGAGGCACAGCATAGTGAACTCAGCCCAAACCTCCATGTTTTTTACTAGGGGCAGAGGAGGACACAGCCACATAGTAGCACCTTGAGGCAGCTGGATGAATGTCTTTAACCAAAAGAAATGATTCTTGATAACAGGCTGTATCAGCCAAGCTCAAAGATAATAAATCAGCAACACTTGAATGATTGCAAGTATAAGAGAGCAACCTTAAACTCCAAGAAAAGACAGATTATAcaggagagaggaaaacaaagaacagcaataaagaagaactgcaaattaaatacattacaaGGTGCCAAATGAGTTCACTCCGTAGCCCCACCAATAATCATGTATAATGTAGACAGAAACTCCAGAATCCcacccctaaactgtatatgcaAAAAACTAAAATGGGGGTCTCTGAAATAAACACAGGTAAAAATCACCAGGTTCTGCTTATGAGTGGGCAAACATGGAGAGAGCTCAGTAAATAATCCCATCCTGACTCCAACATTCACAATACAAGAGTCAATGaagtgaaaatatgaaaaagcacATCTGAAGATAAATATGACATGCAAGCAAATATTAAACCATTGTGGGTGGAGAATATGTGGCGTATGCAAGGCTCATGTCCTGACCCCTCACAGCCTCCAGTGCCTCTCTAATCACAtgtacacataaaattcacatatgaaaaaaagaaagtagtAGTAATTATGAATCAACATCCAGGAAAATATCCAAGCAGTACTGCAACATCACACATAAAACAATCAAAGCAGCCAATCACCAGTGACATTAAGGAGTCAAGGACATCGAGTGCCTGTTGAGGGTTGGTGAACAGCCGCTGCCTCCTGGGAAGGACATTTGAGGATTGGCCAGATAAATCAGGAAAGCAGAAAGACCAATCTGTGGAGCTTTTGTGATCACCAGAGACGTGGCCTTATGTGGTGTGGACGGAGTAATTGGCAGTAAACGTAGATCTTCCATCCTTCAAAAGTTACATTTGAATGGATGAGTTCCTCTTTCAGAATAGTAACTCAGTCAGAATAGCGAAGCAGGTTGATGATGATTGGATGTAGACGTGCGCTGTCTCATTCCCTGGTTTATATTCTATGTGCCCGCACAATTTCACACCTCAAATTTAAGATGGTCAGAAACCAAAAAGCTGAACATATTCCCACTCTTAACATCATCTGGAACTCCAATAATTCTAATTGTAGCCACaggagtgtaaggcgagttcaagcacgggtaaaatgcaTACCGAAAGaaatctcagtccaaaagtttgttttaaaaatatttagtgaaagtgaaaagcaaataatccacataagaaaaaagtagttacacacgtagaatacaaggcaaacaagaaaaaatgtatcttctcaaaacttaacttttcttgtaaaactttagttgtttctatacttaaagattcttagctacttctgtatgctttaaacgtACGGTGCAGCACTTTCagttaagtgctttgtcttactTGTTACTTGGCACACAAAACATGCACACAAGGCACGCAAGACACGAAAGGCCCGGtataaaaccatgtgccctcaacaccttacacatggcaaggctgatcactaactgagaataatgtttagtcagagcagtTAGAAATAGCTGGAatatcatttagtaaaacatttatgtatcttatgtaactaggaaatggctcttacacatccggcCACTAATTGTTTCTGCTAGGGCAGAAATCAGTTACTTAAGGCTCTTACTAAGTAATGTTAAACTACTTTAATGAACTTAAACCGAACttataaaacttaaaaattctactgtaagagcaaaacttaatcttttcatttcattaatcatttgctgcttcctggaacaggcacagtttgttcacaggtctgtccagtgtgctggttttggttggCATACAAACTCTTCTTACTGCTCCTTTCATATCTGGCAGTGTCTTGATGACTCGCCCCATTACCCAGGAACTTTGGGGTACTGATTGATCTACAGGGAGAACATTGTCACAAGGTTCTAAGTTTCTTTTTGGTGTGAgccatttttgatgttcttgaagtattggtaaatactctttagtccatcttttcctaAACAAACCAGAGAGGTATTATACTCGTTTGCAACGGCTTTGGACATAAAGGTCATTTTCTGAGAAAAGTCCTTGGGGAAGGCTGGGTTTTGCCTTGAGTAGTAACATGTGATTTGGTGTCAGTGACTCCAGGTCATTCGGATCACCTGATACCTTTGTGAGGGGTCTTTTGTTTAGGATGTATTCTGCTTCGCACATCATTGTGTGGAGATGTTCATCATCTAGACTTTGTTGTTTAAGTACTGAATTCAGGACCTTTCTTATGCTTctaatttgtctttcccacactctgCCTTGGTGAGAGGTCATTGGTGGATTAaatttccatttcatttcattcttcatcatgtcattgcaatttttttttttgttcaagagTTTCAGCTGCTTCtagtagctctctttctgctctaATAAAATTTGTTCCATTAACTGAGCGCAAGATTTTAACTTGTTCTTTTCTACAAATAAATCAGCATAAGACTTGGATACAAGAACCAGTGTCTAAATTATATGCAATTTCTAAATGTACTGCTCTAGTTGTTAG
Above is a window of Erpetoichthys calabaricus chromosome 1 unlocalized genomic scaffold, fErpCal1.3 SUPER_1_unloc_9, whole genome shotgun sequence DNA encoding:
- the LOC127526442 gene encoding gastrula zinc finger protein XlCGF8.2DB-like isoform X1; this translates as MDVKEETCEFDLNIMEERTTNVKEEDCEWESVHPKQESLDIKEEDRELGSVSIKEEDEEECVSTEIHNYRSIKSVKEDDLHYGHQDGAVTGLVPSHSRHSLSPESSVSVQYELLQSDTKEFEEVLSSRTEEGQPPPKASSETRIKLHCCSECGKQFSRRSHLLRHQRIHTGEKPYCCSECGKTFLRKNKLQSHQRIHTEENPYCCSECGKTFLQKNKLQHHQRIHTGEKPYDCSECGKMFSHKQYLQRHQRIHSGEKPYCCSECGKMFSHKRYLQTHQRIHTGEKPYCCFECGKTFLRKYYLQSHQRIHTGEKPYCCSECGKMFSQRKGLQHHQQIHSGEKP
- the LOC127526442 gene encoding gastrula zinc finger protein XlCGF7.1-like isoform X3; amino-acid sequence: MDVKEKTCEANMNSMEERTVNFEEEDCEWESVHPKQGSLSIKEGDHELGSMSKEESSINVKYESLQSDTKTIEEISSPRTWGGQSPPKTSSETRIKLHCCSECGKQFSRRSHLLRHQRIHTGEKPYCCSECGKTFLRKNKLQSHQRIHTEENPYCCSECGKTFLQKNKLQHHQRIHTGEKPYDCSECGKMFSHKQYLQRHQRIHSGEKPYCCSECGKMFSHKRYLQTHQRIHTGEKPYCCFECGKTFLRKYYLQSHQRIHTGEKPYCCSECGKMFSQRKGLQHHQQIHSGEKP